A region of Candidatus Omnitrophota bacterium DNA encodes the following proteins:
- a CDS encoding GH116 family glycosyl hydrolase, giving the protein MTRKRDFFEIPDCAWKRGLGDVPSNTASSCPDRGVALGGFGAGAFMYSISGAFGPWALKCGAYDQTWLYEGAFHVYEKVGSGPAKVKTLGTNPSLKPAWDKLNKGEAAYCALQPKGWVTYDCFTLDISQKFFSPIIPNNYKETSYPVAVWQFKFSNPAKEKAEASVMLTWPQPPFSGSLRRRGYKNILKNDGDITGIVLKADRPDNTPETQNSEWCVASRADKGAVLTYALSWNKDGDGSEVWRDFKADGLLGNSRLDGSDSAAAIAVKVSLGPGESKVVPVVLSWDFPVVKFGDACVTGTEWWRKYTEYFGRDSAQSFNIAKEALANYPEWEKKVDAWMNPVIRNRKYPAWLKTAAFNELYYTQFGGTFYESGLKSGHDREYMGLHEDDHKFFVMESIGYPFCETFDVRHYCSILTLKFWPEIERDILRCFADGIMHYDSLHQTPHDFGAPADDPFFKFDNYGTNKLHWKDLHAKFIQQVARYYYVREDREFLDYCWAAVKMTYEYMKSQDTDGDGLPNNNGSDNTYDAWGLYGTSLLCGGLWVGALEAVVKLAHVQRDPILKEALGLLDKARTNLDKQLWNEAGQYYRMDTAGKNSGAIMADGLNGQRFCETTELPDILPRERMVRYLKKVYEMCVVPLNDFNGDGVGDCGAINSRNADGSDININMAREVWPGSTYFMAATMYHLGLKEEALKAAYGCYYIVYGHEPSAYWFNTPEGWHDGGGTPRPTNPEQYQRARAVWELLLEIDDPYENILKSLFRKIRGTVLEPKLKVSP; this is encoded by the coding sequence ATGACGAGGAAGAGGGATTTTTTCGAGATACCCGATTGCGCCTGGAAGAGGGGTCTCGGCGATGTGCCTTCTAACACGGCGAGCTCCTGCCCGGACAGGGGCGTGGCGCTCGGGGGGTTCGGCGCCGGAGCTTTCATGTACAGCATCTCCGGCGCGTTCGGCCCTTGGGCGCTCAAGTGCGGCGCCTACGACCAGACATGGCTTTATGAGGGCGCGTTCCATGTCTACGAGAAAGTCGGGTCCGGCCCGGCTAAAGTAAAGACGCTCGGGACGAACCCGTCGCTAAAACCGGCATGGGATAAATTAAATAAAGGGGAAGCGGCGTATTGCGCCCTCCAGCCAAAGGGATGGGTCACGTATGACTGCTTCACCCTCGATATCTCGCAGAAGTTCTTCTCGCCTATAATCCCGAATAATTACAAAGAGACGTCTTATCCTGTCGCCGTCTGGCAGTTTAAATTTTCCAATCCTGCCAAGGAGAAAGCCGAGGCCTCGGTTATGCTCACCTGGCCGCAGCCGCCTTTCAGCGGGTCCCTGCGCCGGAGGGGCTATAAAAATATCCTCAAAAATGACGGCGACATCACCGGAATAGTCTTAAAGGCCGACCGCCCGGACAATACGCCCGAGACACAGAATTCGGAATGGTGCGTCGCATCCAGGGCGGATAAGGGTGCGGTCCTTACATACGCGCTCAGCTGGAATAAGGACGGCGACGGCTCCGAGGTCTGGAGGGATTTTAAGGCCGACGGCCTTCTCGGCAACAGCAGGCTCGACGGTTCTGATTCGGCCGCGGCCATAGCGGTCAAGGTCTCGCTCGGTCCCGGAGAGTCAAAGGTAGTGCCGGTCGTCCTCTCGTGGGATTTTCCGGTAGTGAAATTCGGCGACGCGTGCGTCACCGGTACCGAGTGGTGGAGGAAATATACCGAATATTTCGGACGGGATTCCGCGCAATCCTTCAATATCGCGAAAGAAGCCCTCGCGAATTACCCGGAATGGGAGAAGAAGGTCGACGCGTGGATGAATCCCGTCATAAGGAACAGGAAATACCCGGCCTGGCTCAAGACCGCGGCTTTCAACGAATTATATTACACGCAGTTCGGCGGGACGTTCTACGAATCCGGGCTTAAGTCCGGCCACGACCGGGAATATATGGGGCTCCATGAGGACGACCATAAGTTCTTCGTCATGGAATCGATAGGCTACCCGTTCTGCGAGACTTTCGACGTCAGGCATTACTGTTCGATACTGACGCTCAAGTTCTGGCCGGAGATAGAACGGGACATATTGAGGTGTTTCGCCGACGGTATAATGCATTACGACAGCCTCCACCAGACGCCGCACGACTTCGGCGCGCCGGCTGACGACCCGTTCTTCAAATTCGATAACTACGGTACGAACAAGCTGCACTGGAAAGACCTGCACGCCAAGTTCATCCAGCAGGTAGCCAGGTATTATTATGTCCGCGAGGACAGGGAGTTCCTAGATTACTGCTGGGCGGCAGTGAAGATGACCTACGAGTACATGAAGTCCCAGGACACGGACGGGGACGGGCTGCCGAACAACAACGGTTCGGATAATACCTACGACGCGTGGGGCCTGTACGGCACCAGCCTCTTATGCGGCGGGCTCTGGGTCGGAGCGCTCGAGGCGGTGGTAAAGCTGGCGCATGTCCAGCGCGACCCGATACTTAAGGAAGCGCTCGGACTCCTTGATAAAGCGAGGACAAACCTCGACAAACAGCTGTGGAATGAAGCGGGGCAGTATTACAGGATGGACACCGCGGGAAAAAATTCCGGCGCCATAATGGCCGACGGGCTGAACGGCCAGAGGTTCTGCGAGACGACGGAATTGCCCGATATCCTTCCGCGCGAGCGTATGGTCCGATACCTGAAAAAGGTCTATGAGATGTGCGTCGTGCCGCTCAATGATTTTAACGGCGACGGCGTGGGCGACTGCGGAGCCATTAACAGCAGGAACGCCGACGGAAGCGATATAAATATCAACATGGCCAGGGAGGTCTGGCCGGGTTCCACATATTTTATGGCCGCGACCATGTACCACCTCGGCCTTAAAGAAGAGGCGCTTAAGGCGGCGTACGGCTGCTATTATATCGTCTACGGACACGAACCGAGCGCCTACTGGTTCAACACCCCCGAAGGATGGCATGACGGAGGGGGCACTCCGCGGCCGACCAATCCCGAGCAATACCAGCGCGCCCGCGCCGTCTGGGAACTCTTACTGGAGATAGACGACCCATACGAGAATATCCTTAAGTCCCTCTTCCGGAAAATAAGAGGGACGGTTCTTGAGCCAAAGCTAAAAGTGTCCCCTTAG
- a CDS encoding transposase: MPRSARVFIENACYHIIARGNQKQEVFFETVDYEKYLQLLKKYKTKYHFKLYGYCLMNNHVHMVIDPGKPREISKAIQGLNLSYSIWFNAKYDKIGHLWQDRFKSMVIEKNDYLITCINYIEANPVRGNIVNSPLDYLWSSYKERIFDIKNGVLDVPELF, translated from the coding sequence ATGCCAAGGAGCGCAAGAGTATTTATAGAAAATGCCTGCTATCATATTATAGCAAGGGGAAACCAAAAACAAGAGGTTTTCTTTGAGACAGTTGACTACGAAAAATATCTTCAACTGCTGAAAAAGTACAAAACAAAATACCATTTTAAACTCTACGGTTACTGCCTTATGAATAATCATGTACATATGGTGATAGACCCCGGGAAACCACGAGAAATATCCAAAGCCATACAGGGACTGAATTTATCTTATTCGATATGGTTCAACGCAAAATATGACAAAATCGGGCATCTTTGGCAGGACCGTTTTAAGAGTATGGTTATTGAAAAAAATGATTATCTTATTACCTGTATCAACTATATTGAGGCCAACCCCGTCAGGGGAAACATAGTAAACAGCCCTTTGGATTATCTTTGGAGTAGCTATAAAGAAAGAATCTTCGATATAAAAAATGGGGTTTTAGATGTACCAGAATTATTTTGA
- a CDS encoding ATP-binding protein: MRPERHIFNIDPTDFAFALVKLLAVFGAMIWGLYHPMPPGAKLLFLVIIGIYFVYNLALYLCVFKFADKAPKIYFFELLVDLIFLSVVVPMTGGLNSTFTLGFFLLAAIHSFYYGLFASIGIALLVSGVYIFSCPDCLIKIHWTDISLRAGFLLLLAVTMGYLSERERRMHRQLVNAEQLAAMGLMSSQIAHAVRNPLSTISLNAELLAEQIKKCQGVDAKEAGTLIGSIMNEVQEVNDVVGEHLKFMRKSRSEYKSCDVSALLDSLVKFLEKEASRKGISFLKELEKGLPNARIEESQLRQIMLNIMRNSFEAMPSGGQIRVYTKKEKDDVEITVEDTGVGIARENLRRIFEPFFTTKDVGTGLGLYIARDMVITAGGGISCESKVNRGTKVKIRLPFVV, from the coding sequence ATGAGACCGGAGAGGCATATCTTTAATATCGACCCGACGGATTTCGCTTTCGCGCTGGTCAAGTTATTGGCGGTCTTCGGCGCGATGATCTGGGGGCTGTACCATCCTATGCCCCCCGGCGCCAAGCTCTTATTCCTCGTCATTATCGGGATCTACTTCGTTTACAATCTCGCGCTGTACTTGTGCGTATTCAAGTTCGCCGACAAGGCCCCCAAGATATATTTCTTTGAGCTGCTCGTCGATCTCATCTTCCTCAGCGTGGTCGTGCCGATGACCGGCGGGCTCAATTCGACCTTCACTTTGGGATTTTTCCTCCTCGCCGCCATACATTCTTTTTATTACGGCCTCTTTGCCAGTATCGGAATAGCCCTGCTCGTCTCGGGCGTCTACATCTTTTCCTGTCCGGACTGCCTGATAAAGATCCATTGGACCGATATCTCGCTGCGCGCGGGATTCCTCTTGCTCCTGGCAGTCACTATGGGGTATCTCTCGGAAAGGGAGAGGCGGATGCACCGCCAGCTCGTCAATGCCGAACAGCTCGCGGCCATGGGGCTGATGTCGTCCCAGATAGCGCACGCGGTAAGGAATCCCCTGAGCACTATCAGCCTTAACGCCGAACTCCTGGCCGAGCAAATAAAGAAATGCCAGGGGGTAGATGCCAAAGAAGCCGGGACGCTGATAGGCTCCATCATGAACGAGGTCCAGGAGGTCAACGATGTCGTCGGGGAACACCTTAAGTTCATGAGGAAGTCGAGGTCCGAATATAAAAGCTGTGACGTAAGCGCCCTCCTTGATTCGCTCGTGAAGTTTCTGGAAAAAGAGGCGAGCCGCAAAGGCATCTCGTTCCTTAAGGAACTCGAGAAAGGCCTGCCCAACGCCAGGATCGAAGAGAGCCAATTGCGGCAGATCATGTTGAACATCATGAGGAATTCCTTCGAGGCTATGCCGTCGGGCGGACAGATCAGGGTCTATACAAAAAAGGAAAAGGATGACGTCGAGATCACGGTCGAGGATACGGGTGTCGGGATAGCCCGGGAAAATCTTAGAAGGATATTCGAGCCATTCTTCACTACAAAAGATGTGGGTACCGGACTGGGGCTTTATATAGCGCGCGACATGGTCATCACCGCGGGCGGGGGCATATCCTGCGAAAGCAAAGTCAATAGAGGCACTAAAGTAAAGATAAGATTGCCGTTCGTGGTCTGA
- a CDS encoding bifunctional nuclease family protein produces the protein MKLAKIYSLIFIPPLAQYVVTLEEVDGSRLIPIWIGVSEGTSIVMVLEGGKFKRPLTHDLTVNLIKALGGSIEKVIISDLKDNAYYATVILKQGDKTLEIDSRPSDAIALAVRTGAPVFIDEKVLELCPVINKPISEDEVKNFEKEIENLRPEEFFRKLDAEGGKTKGGLE, from the coding sequence ATGAAACTCGCCAAGATCTACTCGTTGATATTTATCCCTCCATTAGCGCAGTATGTCGTCACCCTGGAAGAGGTGGACGGCTCGAGGCTGATACCCATCTGGATAGGCGTGAGCGAGGGGACATCGATCGTGATGGTCCTCGAGGGAGGGAAATTCAAAAGGCCGCTGACGCACGACCTTACCGTAAACCTCATCAAGGCGCTCGGCGGCTCGATCGAGAAGGTCATCATAAGCGACTTGAAGGACAACGCCTATTACGCCACCGTCATACTGAAACAGGGTGATAAGACCCTGGAGATAGATTCGCGGCCGTCCGACGCCATAGCCTTGGCCGTGAGGACCGGCGCGCCGGTATTTATCGATGAGAAGGTGCTCGAACTCTGCCCGGTCATAAACAAGCCCATAAGCGAAGACGAGGTGAAGAATTTCGAGAAAGAGATAGAGAACCTGCGGCCGGAAGAGTTCTTCAGGAAGCTGGACGCCGAGGGCGGGAAGACGAAAGGCGGGCTGGAATAG
- a CDS encoding response regulator gives MAKILLVDDDVEFGVAFSKILKSEGHEVSVSLNTAEGLAAIKKEKFGIVFADLSMPGENGLVFLKKSKKEFPSIPVVMITAFGDWDIYAKAIETGVSKFVNKPVKKEEIVQVLKEVLGTK, from the coding sequence ATGGCAAAGATATTGCTGGTCGACGATGATGTTGAGTTCGGTGTGGCCTTTTCCAAGATATTGAAGAGCGAGGGGCATGAGGTTTCGGTCTCGCTTAATACCGCCGAGGGCCTCGCCGCCATCAAGAAGGAGAAGTTCGGCATCGTCTTCGCGGACCTCTCCATGCCGGGCGAGAACGGCCTTGTCTTCCTGAAGAAGTCGAAGAAGGAGTTTCCCTCTATCCCTGTTGTCATGATAACAGCATTCGGAGACTGGGATATATACGCCAAGGCGATAGAGACCGGCGTGAGCAAGTTCGTCAACAAGCCGGTAAAGAAGGAAGAGATAGTCCAGGTATTAAAGGAAGTTTTGGGGACGAAATAA
- a CDS encoding MFS transporter, with the protein MEKKGKIRQSLRNSFIDGAFCSAMIGFVDQYITPFAVALKATSEQIGMLTAFPNLVASLIQLKSADVTEHLKSRMRIIRIFVFFHAFMFLPILLIPLIFTTNRAGWLIVFVTMAASFNAFPGPAWTSLMADHLPARSRGKYFGWRNRLLGMITVACAILAGFILNIFGKDKLYGFMVILGLAFVSRFISWYFLSKMYEPPIKVTSEHYFTFWDFIKRTKQSNFAKFVIYVASISFAQNISGPFFAVYMIRDLNLSYGMYTIIVTSSTIATLLTMGIWGRHADVVGNMKVIRLTSFFIPVIPVLWLFSHNVYYLIIIQLFAGYVWAGFNLSIFNFVYDAVTPEKRTRCVSYFNVINGMAICCGALLGGFLAKSLPPIFGYRLLTLFLLSGVLRAVFSATILPMVKEVRRVEKISSLDLFFSITRLRPIEVEGEKDI; encoded by the coding sequence ATGGAAAAGAAAGGGAAGATAAGGCAAAGCCTCAGGAATTCCTTCATAGACGGCGCATTCTGCTCGGCGATGATAGGTTTTGTCGACCAGTATATAACGCCGTTCGCGGTCGCGCTTAAGGCGACGAGCGAGCAGATAGGCATGCTTACCGCTTTCCCGAACCTCGTCGCTTCCCTGATACAGCTCAAATCGGCGGACGTTACCGAACACCTCAAGAGCCGCATGAGGATAATAAGGATATTCGTATTCTTCCACGCCTTTATGTTCCTCCCTATCCTGCTTATACCGCTCATTTTCACCACTAACAGGGCGGGATGGCTTATCGTCTTTGTCACAATGGCGGCCTCTTTCAACGCGTTCCCGGGCCCGGCATGGACGAGCCTGATGGCCGACCATCTTCCCGCGCGCAGCAGGGGAAAGTATTTCGGCTGGAGGAACAGGCTGTTGGGCATGATCACCGTGGCGTGCGCGATTCTCGCGGGTTTTATCCTCAATATCTTCGGCAAGGATAAGCTCTACGGTTTCATGGTGATACTCGGGCTTGCTTTTGTGTCGCGGTTCATATCCTGGTATTTCCTGAGCAAGATGTACGAGCCGCCGATAAAGGTCACGAGCGAGCACTATTTCACGTTCTGGGATTTCATAAAAAGGACGAAACAATCGAATTTCGCGAAGTTCGTCATATATGTCGCGAGCATCAGCTTCGCCCAAAATATCTCGGGGCCGTTCTTTGCGGTATATATGATCAGGGACCTCAATTTAAGTTACGGCATGTACACCATCATAGTGACGTCCTCGACCATAGCGACCCTGCTTACCATGGGGATATGGGGAAGGCATGCCGACGTGGTCGGCAACATGAAGGTCATAAGGCTCACGTCGTTCTTCATACCGGTCATCCCGGTCTTATGGCTCTTTTCGCATAATGTCTACTATCTTATAATAATCCAGCTGTTTGCCGGATATGTCTGGGCCGGATTCAACCTCTCGATATTTAATTTCGTATATGACGCGGTCACGCCGGAGAAGAGGACGCGCTGCGTCTCGTATTTTAACGTCATAAACGGGATGGCGATATGCTGCGGCGCCTTACTGGGAGGTTTCCTCGCAAAGAGCCTGCCGCCGATATTCGGTTACCGGCTGCTGACCTTATTTTTGCTTTCGGGCGTCCTGCGGGCCGTATTTTCCGCGACTATACTTCCTATGGTAAAGGAGGTCAGGCGCGTGGAAAAGATCAGCAGCCTCGACCTCTTCTTCAGCATCACCCGGCTGCGGCCGATAGAGGTAGAAGGCGAAAAAGATATTTAG
- a CDS encoding class I SAM-dependent rRNA methyltransferase translates to MQTPSLRITRKGAAWFRTGHPWIYKDDLERNDPSLSGSIISVLDNSGKFIAKAFYNERSKIALRIITYDDVPVDAGFWRSRLSGCIEYRKKTVKDADAYRIAHSEADGLPSLIVDKYGEHLSIQTLCLGMDNIKDTIVDGLKDLLKPASIVARNDSAMRKFEGLEEKKEVLYGRPPEKAVVREGNIKYLVDIMSGQKTGAYLDQRENHIASEKYSRGKALDCFSYQGLFSLHMALSAGEVTAVDSSGPALRGLKENAELNGLTKIETVEGKVSETLKSFQKEERQFDFIVLDPPAFAKSKKDIQAAARGYIDINFRAMKLLKKGGHLMTCSCSYNLSEGQFMDILAEALSESRRRARLIEKRIQPADHPILLNFPESNYLKCLVLEML, encoded by the coding sequence ATGCAAACCCCGTCCCTGAGAATCACAAGGAAAGGCGCGGCATGGTTCCGCACCGGCCACCCGTGGATATATAAGGATGATCTCGAAAGAAATGATCCTTCCCTCTCCGGTTCGATAATCTCAGTCCTGGACAACAGCGGCAAATTCATTGCCAAGGCCTTTTATAATGAAAGGTCGAAGATCGCCCTGCGAATAATCACTTACGATGACGTGCCGGTCGACGCGGGGTTCTGGCGCAGCCGGCTTTCCGGATGCATAGAGTACAGGAAGAAGACCGTAAAGGACGCCGACGCGTACCGCATCGCCCATTCCGAGGCCGACGGCCTCCCCTCGCTCATTGTGGATAAATACGGCGAGCACCTGTCCATACAGACGTTATGCCTCGGCATGGACAATATAAAAGATACGATCGTTGACGGCCTGAAGGACCTGCTTAAGCCGGCGTCTATAGTCGCGAGGAACGATTCGGCTATGAGGAAGTTCGAAGGCCTCGAAGAGAAGAAAGAGGTCCTCTATGGCAGGCCGCCTGAGAAGGCAGTGGTCCGCGAGGGTAATATAAAATATCTTGTCGATATAATGAGCGGCCAGAAGACCGGCGCGTACCTCGACCAGCGCGAGAACCACATCGCCTCGGAAAAATACTCCAGGGGCAAGGCGCTCGATTGTTTCTCATACCAGGGCCTCTTCTCCCTGCATATGGCGCTATCGGCCGGCGAGGTGACCGCCGTCGATTCCTCGGGTCCTGCGCTCCGGGGATTAAAGGAGAACGCCGAACTTAACGGCCTCACGAAAATCGAAACAGTCGAGGGGAAGGTCTCCGAGACATTAAAATCATTCCAGAAAGAAGAAAGGCAGTTCGACTTCATAGTTCTCGATCCGCCGGCGTTCGCGAAGTCAAAGAAAGATATACAGGCCGCGGCGCGCGGTTATATAGACATAAATTTCAGGGCTATGAAATTACTGAAAAAAGGCGGGCACCTTATGACCTGCTCGTGTTCTTACAACCTTTCGGAAGGGCAATTCATGGACATCCTGGCGGAGGCTTTGTCCGAATCGCGCAGGCGCGCGCGCCTCATAGAGAAACGCATCCAGCCCGCCGACCACCCTATCCTCCTGAACTTCCCCGAATCGAATTACCTCAAATGTTTAGTCCTTGAGATGCTCTAG
- a CDS encoding amylo-alpha-1,6-glucosidase: MIMTKDAVREASPATDEVIRFGKEVCGDFQAASSREWIETNGLGGYASSTIIGTNTRRYHGLLVAAVGPSLARMVVLSKLEETLVLKDGSRYNLSCSNYPGGIIHPEGYRYLEEFRLDPFPVFTYKAGDVTIEKAVFMVHGENTTVITYKVLKSPGYLELLLQPLIAARDYHWVSMENSGFDKSVECLEGYIKMKPYGESPIIYLANNADRFERTGYWYKSFEYQREKERGLEYHEDLYSPGELGFLVKEGDKAYIVASTEGRKMRSLEVLESSEVLRHSEISAAVNLKDNFAVRLANASDSFLIKRPDGLPTIVAGYHWFWDWGRDALISLPGLTLTLGRYDEAKDILLTFAKHCDEGMIPNRFPEKAKEPEYNSVDSSLWFFWAIHKFLEYTNDYDFIESNMLDCLEEIIQFYINGTRYGIKMDKDGLVATEDPDAQLTWMDAKIGGWVVTPRNGKAVEVNALWYNALKIMEDICEKLDLKYRHECARLAHLTKKSFEITFWNEAGGYLYDCVNEGGPDASLRPNQIFALSLPYRLIGKEKEKRVIDVVGKELLTPYGLRSLSPKDRNYRGVYSGDQRMRDACYHQGTVWPWLLGHFISAYLNVYGRNKNTRQEARRFLAPLAEHIKDAGLGTVSEIFDGDPPYNPKGAISQAWSVAEILRVYKEELQ, from the coding sequence ATGATAATGACGAAGGACGCGGTAAGGGAAGCATCCCCGGCGACAGACGAAGTCATCCGTTTCGGGAAGGAAGTGTGCGGCGATTTCCAGGCCGCCTCATCCAGGGAATGGATCGAGACGAACGGCCTCGGAGGCTACGCGTCATCGACCATAATCGGGACTAATACCCGCCGTTATCACGGATTGCTCGTGGCCGCGGTAGGGCCTTCGCTCGCGCGCATGGTAGTCCTGTCAAAGCTTGAAGAGACCCTTGTGCTGAAAGACGGCAGCCGGTATAACCTCTCCTGCAGCAATTACCCCGGCGGCATAATCCATCCCGAAGGCTACAGGTATCTCGAGGAGTTCAGGCTGGACCCGTTCCCTGTATTCACCTACAAGGCCGGGGATGTGACCATAGAGAAAGCTGTCTTCATGGTCCACGGCGAGAACACGACCGTTATCACTTATAAGGTGCTGAAATCGCCGGGTTATCTCGAGCTATTGCTGCAGCCGCTTATCGCCGCGCGAGATTACCACTGGGTATCGATGGAGAACTCGGGTTTCGACAAGTCGGTCGAGTGCCTGGAAGGATATATCAAGATGAAGCCGTACGGCGAGTCGCCGATAATTTACCTGGCCAACAACGCCGACAGGTTCGAGCGGACGGGATATTGGTACAAGTCCTTCGAGTACCAGCGCGAAAAGGAGAGGGGCCTCGAATATCACGAGGACCTCTACAGCCCCGGGGAGCTCGGCTTCCTGGTCAAGGAAGGGGACAAGGCTTACATCGTCGCCTCGACCGAGGGGCGCAAGATGCGGTCGCTCGAGGTCCTCGAGTCGAGCGAGGTCCTGCGGCACAGCGAGATCTCCGCCGCGGTCAACTTGAAGGACAATTTCGCCGTGCGCCTGGCGAACGCGTCAGACTCGTTCCTGATAAAGAGGCCGGACGGCCTGCCGACGATAGTCGCGGGCTACCACTGGTTCTGGGATTGGGGCAGGGACGCCCTTATATCGCTTCCCGGCCTGACCCTCACCCTGGGCAGGTACGACGAGGCGAAGGATATCCTGCTGACGTTCGCGAAACATTGCGACGAAGGGATGATTCCCAACAGGTTCCCGGAGAAGGCGAAAGAGCCCGAATATAACAGCGTCGATTCGTCCCTGTGGTTCTTCTGGGCGATACACAAATTCCTCGAATATACCAATGATTATGATTTCATCGAATCAAATATGCTCGACTGCCTCGAAGAGATAATCCAGTTCTACATAAACGGGACGCGTTACGGCATAAAGATGGACAAGGACGGACTGGTCGCCACCGAAGACCCGGACGCGCAGCTGACATGGATGGACGCGAAGATAGGCGGATGGGTGGTGACGCCCAGGAACGGGAAAGCCGTCGAGGTCAATGCCCTCTGGTACAACGCCCTGAAGATAATGGAAGATATCTGCGAGAAGCTTGATCTCAAATACCGCCACGAGTGCGCGCGGCTCGCCCACCTTACGAAGAAGAGTTTTGAGATAACCTTTTGGAACGAGGCAGGGGGCTACCTGTATGACTGCGTCAATGAAGGAGGGCCGGACGCCTCGCTCCGCCCCAACCAGATATTCGCCCTCAGCCTCCCGTACCGGCTGATCGGGAAAGAGAAGGAAAAAAGGGTCATCGATGTGGTGGGGAAAGAGCTCCTTACGCCTTACGGCCTTCGTTCCCTATCGCCGAAAGACAGGAATTACCGCGGCGTATATTCCGGGGACCAGCGCATGCGCGACGCCTGTTACCATCAGGGCACGGTCTGGCCGTGGCTGTTGGGGCACTTTATCTCCGCCTACCTTAACGTCTACGGCAGGAATAAGAACACGCGGCAGGAGGCGAGGAGATTTTTAGCTCCCCTCGCGGAACACATCAAAGACGCCGGCCTCGGAACGGTATCCGAGATCTTTGACGGCGACCCGCCCTATAACCCGAAGGGCGCAATATCGCAGGCGTGGAGCGTGGCCGAGATATTGAGGGTATATAAGGAAGAGCTGCAATGA